Proteins encoded together in one Williamwhitmania taraxaci window:
- a CDS encoding ATP-binding protein, which translates to FDDPARNALMDIVEQKYDKTSIIIAAQIPVKNWHETIGEGTIADAILDRMVHSSHRIELTVESMRKNKMKKTQINS; encoded by the coding sequence TTTGACGATCCTGCAAGAAATGCCCTAATGGATATCGTTGAACAGAAATATGACAAGACTTCTATTATCATTGCCGCACAGATACCAGTAAAAAACTGGCATGAAACAATTGGCGAAGGAACCATTGCCGATGCAATTCTAGACCGCATGGTTCACTCTTCACATCGCATTGAATTAACAGTAGAGTCAATGAGAAAAAACAAGATGA